In one Vulgatibacter incomptus genomic region, the following are encoded:
- a CDS encoding GNAT family N-acetyltransferase, with protein MPFTLAEAVEEVENATVAAIWRQPDTVIVERPGWYQFTTASSRLYWMNGVARSVLSSEEAAEVVGRTVAAYRSAELGFRWTLGPGAAPAHLAELLEREGMRLMFVARGMVADVPTLEVNAGPGVIVERATLANVDDYVRASAAGWGNTTEAAREIRANMIRSLRDPSNRTLYYIARVDGVPAGSGGLLPLASSGYLLGSSVDPEYRGRGVYRALVAARVATLREMGLPLVTILASSETSAPICSRLGFETVCEARIYAWEPSQD; from the coding sequence GTGCCGTTCACGCTCGCTGAGGCGGTAGAGGAAGTCGAGAATGCGACCGTCGCCGCCATCTGGCGCCAGCCCGATACGGTCATCGTCGAGCGTCCGGGTTGGTACCAGTTCACGACGGCGTCCTCGCGGCTGTACTGGATGAACGGCGTCGCACGCTCCGTCCTGAGCTCCGAGGAGGCAGCGGAGGTCGTCGGAAGGACGGTCGCCGCGTATCGTTCCGCGGAACTTGGATTCCGGTGGACGCTTGGCCCCGGCGCCGCACCCGCCCATCTCGCCGAGCTGCTCGAGCGAGAGGGCATGCGGTTGATGTTCGTCGCGAGGGGCATGGTCGCCGACGTGCCGACTCTCGAGGTGAACGCTGGTCCCGGCGTGATCGTGGAGCGCGCGACGTTGGCCAACGTCGACGATTACGTCCGCGCAAGCGCCGCTGGATGGGGAAACACGACCGAGGCGGCACGCGAGATCCGCGCGAACATGATCCGGAGTCTCCGGGATCCGTCGAATCGAACGCTCTACTACATCGCCCGTGTCGACGGCGTGCCGGCAGGTTCCGGTGGCTTGCTCCCACTCGCCAGCTCCGGCTACCTGCTCGGGAGCAGCGTCGACCCGGAATACCGCGGCCGCGGCGTCTACCGCGCGCTCGTCGCGGCACGCGTGGCGACCCTGCGGGAGATGGGGCTCCCGCTCGTGACCATCCTGGCGAGCTCCGAGACGTCGGCTCCGATCTGTTCGAGGCTCGGCTTCGAGACCGTGTGCGAAGCTCGGATCTACGCCTGGGAGCCGAGCCAGGACTGA